The Etheostoma cragini isolate CJK2018 chromosome 22, CSU_Ecrag_1.0, whole genome shotgun sequence genome segment ATAGCTGTACATATTTACTATTAGCGATATGCAAACACATTAAACAGGACAAGTGGAAAATTGCCCCGATATTGACCCGCTTATTTAATAGTGCTGCCTTAAGGgaatgatttaaattaaatgtttatgacTGAGTGATTTGGTCACCCCTGTGCTCAGTCCTTCCTTCTAATCAATGTGTTTGCTGAGCTGATGAGAGTCGGAAGAGGGTGAGGGGTCCAGTCATTTTTGACACATGTGAATTGGCCTAATTGAGTGCTTCCTGCGCCATGACTATCTTCTACTCTCAACTGAGTGCAGCTCGAGATTCGGATGCATACAGTCTCACATGGCCGAGCACAGGACTAGTACCAATAACGCTGTAAAAGGTGTGGGTGTACAACAGCGTCCATGCAACGTATAGATAATGTTAAGTCATTGGTTCTGGCTGTGTTATATTGCTGTATTCATAAGACAAAACttaaaagctgtttaaaataagttaaaatcCTTCCCTAATAACCCCAacctctgttctttttttgcagattgTTCGAACAAACGCCATGAGTGGGCTTCTCAAGAGGAAGTTTGAGGAGGTGGATGAGGATCCATGCTACTCCTcactctcctccctctcctctgcctgCTCAGGCTGGGACTCAGAGGGGGAGAGCTGCTACTCGGACACCCTGGATTCCACTCCCAGCAACCCCAGCTCCCCAGCAACACACTTCAACAGTGAGTGTCCTTTTTCAGCAACAATAAATCATATAAAAAGCTGATGGTACATGCTTTAAAATGCATTCTCTCGCCTTGTCCTTACTGCTCTGCGGAGGCTCTGATAACAAACCCATAAAAACGGGTTACCATAGAGTCAAGGAATTTAGGCAGCTGGCAGCTCATGAAACATTTCACAGAGataatttcagatttttgcaATGAAtgcccctttttattttatgccCTGAAGCTGCAAAATGGCTTATCGCATTATGAAGTGGCTGTTCACCTTAACTCGGTCTGCACCGTCTTCCCAGAGCcttgcagacagacagagcctCACCTTTTTTCTTGAGAGATATGGATCAAGAGGCTTCCCGGTGTTTCTGTCTGGACCTGGGTGCGTCTGCTGGCCTTTAGGGGACCGGCCGGGTTGGAGAGGGATTGTAGGGGGAGAAGGGCAAACATTTGTGAGGTTTCCAGGATGGCGGGGCAAGGAGCCAGGAGGAGAAGCGTGGCAGGTTGCCAAGGCTGGGAACACACAGAGCCTTGTCTGAAGCCTGGGCATGCACCCAGCAAAGGTGCTGAAAGAGGCTGGGTGAAGGGATATAAAAAAGGGGGGTAGGACAATCAAGAAAAGAAGGCATGCAGACACATCTAGAGGAGCAGATTGTGCAAACTATTATAATCCGTTGTATGTGTTGGACAGACAGATTCCTGTCATTTTGCGGTGAAGGAGGAAAGCAGCCTGCAAAGCTATCCCATTTAGAGGCAGAAATGTTGTCATTTGTCTCCTGCAGGTGTCATGAACCAGACTGGATTTGAAAAGCTGAAGCCGGCAGTTTTTCATCTGTATTACCCGTAGCGACAGATTAAGTCCATGTGGTAAATTTACTGTCCAGACCTGCATTGGggtaaaaggttgttttttaacctCCGAGCTTAGATTATCTAAGATTTTCCAGTTGGAGGGCAGTTGTTTAGGGTGTGTTCCGAGAGAGCGCCAAGGCTGAGAAAAGAGGAATCTACAAGGAATTCCCCACCACATAATAAAGGTGTAATGCAACATGTGGAGTAATAGCATCCTCTTCTGTTCTCACATACGTGGACAAAAACCACTCTGGCAGctcatgaaaaggaaaaagttgCTTGTTTTAAAGCACGGCTCCAAAGGTGTCGTGTCCTGTGCAGAGGAAATGTAATTTATAATGATGCTTGAATAATTGTTCCCACATATGGTTCCACTTAGATTCCCATAtggttttattgtatttgtcgGAGTATAGAAAGATGGCTGGTTGCTTTGGGTTCTGAATGTTTTCAACAGAAAAAGGACCTTTGGCTCCTTTTAGTTACTGGGCCATTTGTGGGGATTGTCAGCTTGCAGACAGACCAGGGTGGGCCGTTTTATTCCTGTACTGAGAGCTACACTTTCGACCTCTTCCGCCATCCCCGAGCATTTATTCACCCGTTTGTGAGATCCTGGCAGCTCTGCTTCCTCCACAGTGTTGGCCACCACAGGGAAATTCCAGAACTGGGTGGTTTTTGTCGCACAGTAGGAAAAGAAACGAGGCTGAATGGATTCTCGTTAGTTTAGGTTTCACTTTAAAAGGATGTAAGTGTGTTCAGACTCCTGTAAGCAGTGTGTTTTAATTGGGTACATGATAAGGCTTGGTTGAGGACTAGTGCAATGAATCAGAGGGGTGTCCTTTTACAGTCTGTTCAGCAGGGTTTGCACACATTTCAATACTTTACATGGTGGGGCATTATGCCATCTAGTGGCACATATAAACAATTAGGGCAGTTCGAAAGAATTCACCAATAACTTTCTGGTTAAAAATCCAATCTCCTCCTTAAACAAGATGCATTGttaatctatttttttcccATCGACAGCAACATCCATCCTTAAGAAATCCAAGAGAGCACGACGGGGCAACGTGACCTTTGACCAGGTGACAGTGTTCTTCTTCCCACGGTGCCAGGGCTTTACCAGTGTTCCCAGTCGGGGAGGATGCACTCTAGGCATGATGCAGCGCCACAGCACGCTCCGCACATATTCGCTTGCCGAGTTTGCTGTGGAGCAGCGGCTCCTACGACGGGAAAAATTCCTTAACAGACTCAGGGAGGAAAAGCTGGAGGCTCTCAAATTGAAGGTGAGCAAAGTTGCACTGAAGTATATtgaataatttgtaaaaaaaatccccaagTTCTGATGCACAAATTCTATACAACTATTactcatttgatgccttttgtcCTCTCCAGCTAACTAAAAACGGAACCCAAGAGAACGAGGAGGCTGAACAGCTAACGGTGGACGACATCCCTGAGCAGGACATCGACATCAGTGGGGCCAATTTGGATGAGGGCTCTTTCCTCCACCCCTACCCGCCAAAACGTCGCTACGGACTGCTCAAAGCAGCCGGTGTGAAGAAGATcgaaaaggaggagaagaggcaGCTGCATGAACTGAGGATTTCCAGGGAGAACTGTGGTTGCGACTGCCAGGGCTTCTGCGAGCCTGAGACATGTAGCTGCAGCCTAGCCGGCATTAAATGTCAGGTAAGAGCCAAAAATCCCCTAAACTGTGATTCAACAACAAGGGCTCCAAATCACATTACAATCGGGACGTCTTATCTGTAATTTTACAGGTTATTTAACTACTTCCTTATGCTTTCCACAGATGGATCATTCCTCTTTCCCATGTGGCTGTACCAAGGACGGCTGTGGAAACACAGAAGGGCGCATTGAGTTCAACTCCACCAGAGTACAGACGCATTACATCCACACTATCATGAAGCTGGAGCTGGAGAAGAGGCTGGAGGAGCAGTCGAGcacagaagaggaggaggagagcacaACCACCTTACCAGCAGTGCCCTCCTTCCCCTTTACTTCAGAATTGGTGGCAGCTGGAGAGAACAGTTGCAGCAGCGATATGACAGATTTATCAGACTCTTCAGGTCAGAGTGAGGACTCTGAGGCAGGCGAGAGCCGATGTGAGCATCGCACTCAGCTGGATGTGGATGAGAAAGGCCTGAGTcgcattttcagtttcagtgacACAGAGAACGGCTCACGAAATATCAGGGACGGTGGAAACTATAAAGACGCTTGCTGCCCAGACCAACGGCACGAACAGCAACAGCCATCTACGGAGGCTTTTAGTAGCTTTAGCATGGTGGACTTTGCTGACGAGAATGACAATATAGACACCGCACTGTTGGACGATCACACAGACAATCGGGCAACAACCATCTCAGAACTTTTGGATGAGAATGCCAACCAGGGAAACTGCCTATTCCATAGCAGCAGTGTGCCGCGCACACCCTCCCCTACCATTGATCGCTCTGCAAATTATAACATGGACCTGAGCCTCTCCTCTGAGTCAGACCTGGAGTTCTTTGACGGTTTCCCATGCTTGGGGCCCAGCTCGCTCTACAACTCCCTCAAGGAGTACGAACACATGGAcaacttttttcagtttcagttgcCTAGTTACCCTAGTTTCCCTCCGGCGAGCGACCCCGGGACCTGCCTCCTGGAGTCGCTGATTGGCCTTTCAGAATCCGTCCCAGAACCCCCTGCCACATTTACAgacaatcagctgttggaggaaGCCATGAAACTGTCTGTGATGGAATCTGTGAAAGTTtgacaaaagttaaaaatttgtgaacagtaaaagaaaaaaaacatgggtttTGGAGGGGACGACCATGCACATAAGAAGTAAATGTCAacgtgatttttatttttttatttttttttgaaggaaGCTGTGAGTTCCTTCTTGcctaataaatgtttaaattccAGACTTGCCTTCAAAACGTTAGCAAAGCAGTTTGGGATGATTGCTGTGTGAGATGGCAGCTAGTGTTAAAAGTGATACAAATTTAGATCAATTTGCCCTTGCCCATAGAAACCAATGATGGCTCTCAGTTCCTAAGAAAGCTCTTTTAACCAAACCCAGATCACCAACCATATGCTAAACAGGAATCAACCTTAACCAGGGCCAGGTTGGGAATCTCAACACAGCTGAATGTGCACCTCAGGGATTTTTTCTAGCTTTTGGAGGCAATGTATGGTGACCATTGAGTTGATGGCCATTGCTTTGATGGCTTCCATATGGAACCGAGCCAAATCACAACATAGTCCTGTTCATGTCCTCCCTTCGGGCTTACACCCAGATGACTTGAGTAGGTAGGGTCCTCCCTGTGTTGAATCCTGAAGCTAGATGACTCCTTCTCCTCAAGATCTCTCCCAAGGGTCTTCTACGgtacaaaaaaaatccctctaAAAGCTCCTCAATTAGCACTTTATCTGTGAAAAAAGCATTGTTGTGGTTTTATGGGGTCGATTCAACAGTTCAACGCTAAATAATGGAGTTTCTTATTTATGAGCTGGGTAACTAGAAATAATGCTCCTaccattttaaagctgtagcCTGTATTGTCTTTATtactacttttttgtttttaaattatttcctttcgtaattttattctatttatttcagataaagCCTACTTTCACTCAAGAAGCACTGTGGTTTGATATTTTCACCTTAAAGTGCAATCTTCCTTTTTTCCATATCACATTATGTCATTGTTATGGGAAATGGGACCACAAGTCCATCAGAAAGTATTTAATATCTATTctcttttacatttaacatttttggggATAACTTATTATGTCATCACTTCATTAGTTAtttaatttaagacattttggCAATAAAAAGGGGTGTTGTGAAGTTTACTGGATGTGCCTGCTTATCAGGGGAGCCATGCCTGccaacggtgtgtgtgtgtgtgtgcacacagtgCTTCCATTTAGGCATTGGGACTGAAAACTGTGGAATCTCCCTAATCACTGAAACTAAATTATGGGTCTATTTACGCTGCCCATAATGTAACCATAGAAAATTACACTAATATTTTGTAACTAATTTATGTAGCTTGACAAAAGAATTCTAATTACTGAcaaattgaatattttattaaaaaagaaaaattaataattttcaATCTGGGAAAACCTTTGTAACATGAATTATAGagatatgtatatttatgaaGGTTATCGCTCTCTAGCATTCTGAAGTATTTTTCATAGGCAGTCTTATGGTTAGATATATTAGCGAAATGCCACTAAAACTAAGTAAATTGCAAAGATCAATTtgattgtattctgaatttcTCGGAAGTCTGTGACTTGGGTTACACTATGTGATAATTATGTAAAGGGTTTTTGTGGATAAAAACtgcatatattatacattttttatcacaCACTCAAACCCTGAAAATTGAAGAGTTGCCTCATTCATGATATAACGACACTTTTCAAAGGTGATTCTGCTGTCACCTGCGTGAACAGCTGAGGACACTAGAGAGTAGATGTACATATCTCACCTTTTCTACAGCTGTTTTAACAACCTTTCTGGACCCTCTAGAAGTTATGCATGCAGGTCCTGTTTGTTAAAACTTCTTCTGATTACTTGTATACTTTTGAAAAAGTGCTGAGTGCACATTGGCAATGTATTATTcgctttttgcctttttttgattACTTTGAAATCCATCCGATATATGTTCTTATGCCATGAAGAGGGCACTGATTTTTGCAAGCAAATGTTTGTTTCTCTTGTATAAAACATCAATTCTCATGAAGAAATTACAACAGTAAGTGTTTATCAATGTAATGTATTACAgtacagctttttaaaaacatttctctcaAAGAACGTGTCTTactttttgccttttgtgttgTAAATATTTCTGCTTGAATGGTCCTGCAGAGCAAACAaagctgctttattttttacatattcacaCCTTAACCTGCTGTTGAAAACAGTTTCTTTCATCTAAGCCATTTTGACAGCCTGTCCctccaaataataataaaaaaaacattttctaaatgctGTTTGTTGTAtgcttttgtgttaaaatgagCTTTAAGTTACATAAACCGGAGTAAAGTAAAGATTTTCAATGGTGTCATGTTCTAACCTACTAAAATCATATTTTCTATAACTTTAATGGTAGTAAATCGTCCACGTTCACATAAAATgcagtgacttttttttgtgtgtgtgtaaagcactGGAATTTAGCTGTGGCTTCTGGTCTCCATGGTTAAGAGAAAAACACTTCTTATGATGTTACGCTGTAGTCTCCTGACTACCACCACAGACATATGGCTAGAAACTCCAGACAAGAAGGAAATGTCATAGCAGTGACTGCATATAGCTCACATTTGGACAGCATTAAGAAAATGTGGTTCTCGTTAAGTCTTTAGGTAGATGTTACAAGAACtccttttggttttctttgatTCTGACTATATTTAAAGGTTTTACCTCTGTGCCACATTACCATTAAGAAGTTTAATATAAGTCCAGTCGCATTGGTCTTTTGGTTTAAAACATTCTTTTGATTTTGTCATCCACTGGGATTGCAATAGGTTGGGAGGTCAGAGGATGAGGATTGTTACCAGGTGTCCCAGGGGTCCTTTAGCTGTGGCCCCATTTGCAGACTAGTTGTAAGCAAATTATACAGTGTAATATAGTCAGTAAATTAGTCTTAGCATTAAGCACTGTCGTCATTCTTTGGCTGAATTCATGTTAAAGACACAAATGAATGAGatgcaaattaattttatttcacaGGTTCCATTTGATAGAATACACTGTGCCACCTATTGGAttatctaaaaaacaaacacacagagaaatgttaAGTCAGGCAACTGAAATAGACAGatagaaaataattacattttcagaatCACATTAAAGAGATAACAGGAGTCCTCACTGAAAAGATCAAGTCTTGGGAGGAAGAGACTCTGGTGAAGACAGTGGGTTTAGTCACTTGGGTGCACCTGCCAGATGGTAACTGACAACACCATGGACCCTCCAGGCTCCTTGTGTGAAGCAGCTCTGGGGAGTTGCCCTGGGACAGGTAGAAACAAGAATAGGGCTCCAGTTAGAAGACTGTGGAATACCTCTTACTCAGCTTCTTTTTGACACAGCTTTCTCTTAGATAGAGATCTTCTGGGTGGCATTACGTTGTCAGAATGAGCATCCTAAATTAGTAAATAAGTTGCAATATAACACCATTTAAGTGTGGAGAGtaactttaaattacattaaaataaacaagacaaaaataattcaaatgaacATTTGAGTTGTCATAGTCTCCAAATTTATGGAAATCAAAAAAGTATGCAAACTTTTGCTGTCCCTGGCAGCCTGATATGACTCCATCCCCTCCATGGTTTTCAAAGCAATGCTGCCCCACCAGTTAGGCTGGGAGCAGACTGAATGCTCCGCCACGATCCACGAG includes the following:
- the csrnp1b gene encoding cysteine/serine-rich nuclear protein 1b, whose product is MSGLLKRKFEEVDEDPCYSSLSSLSSACSGWDSEGESCYSDTLDSTPSNPSSPATHFNTTSILKKSKRARRGNVTFDQVTVFFFPRCQGFTSVPSRGGCTLGMMQRHSTLRTYSLAEFAVEQRLLRREKFLNRLREEKLEALKLKLTKNGTQENEEAEQLTVDDIPEQDIDISGANLDEGSFLHPYPPKRRYGLLKAAGVKKIEKEEKRQLHELRISRENCGCDCQGFCEPETCSCSLAGIKCQMDHSSFPCGCTKDGCGNTEGRIEFNSTRVQTHYIHTIMKLELEKRLEEQSSTEEEEESTTTLPAVPSFPFTSELVAAGENSCSSDMTDLSDSSGQSEDSEAGESRCEHRTQLDVDEKGLSRIFSFSDTENGSRNIRDGGNYKDACCPDQRHEQQQPSTEAFSSFSMVDFADENDNIDTALLDDHTDNRATTISELLDENANQGNCLFHSSSVPRTPSPTIDRSANYNMDLSLSSESDLEFFDGFPCLGPSSLYNSLKEYEHMDNFFQFQLPSYPSFPPASDPGTCLLESLIGLSESVPEPPATFTDNQLLEEAMKLSVMESVKV